The segment CACGTTGTTGCGGGTGCGGTGCTTGGCGCTTTGAGGAGGAGCTTGTCCACGTTCATGGTGAGGGCTGCTCCGATGCAGGCGAGCCCTCCAAGGCTGTGCCCGCACAGCATTCGTGATCGGTAGCCGAGTTTTTTGCAATGGCACAGGGCGGCTCTGACGTCTGATACGAAGTTGGTGACTGTTGCGTGTTCAAGTTTTCCTTGGCTTTCTCCATGGCCGCGCAGGTCGAAGCGGAGCGTGCTGACACCGCGGCGCGCGAGGAGGCGCGCGACATGCTTGTCGCCACGGTTTCGGTGGTCGGCGTAGCCGTGCACGAGGATGACAATGCGCTCGTATCCTTGGTGGTTAAGCGTTCCTTTCAGGATGAGTCTTCCTGTTGTGGGGAAGGTGATGTCTTTTTCAGTGACGCTTCTTGGCATGGCGTGAATTGTATGCCCCGTGGTTTTTATGTCTTGCGGCGTGCGAGGAAGAGATAAGACAAGAAAGAAAAAGAAAGAACGTGCGGGGGAGGAACTGATTTTTTTTTTATT is part of the Candidatus Woesearchaeota archaeon genome and harbors:
- a CDS encoding alpha/beta fold hydrolase, translating into MLSAHRRGQKSQHQNAPNSTSPTQPGSLAANNISASKPSRNLKHSASNNLARNKKKISSSPARSFFFFLVLSLPRTPQDIKTTGHTIHAMPRSVTEKDITFPTTGRLILKGTLNHQGYERIVILVHGYADHRNRGDKHVARLLARRGVSTLRFDLRGHGESQGKLEHATVTNFVSDVRAALCHCKKLGYRSRMLCGHSLGGLACIGAALTMNVDKLLLKAPSTAPATTWKKRFSITEWKKTGWITYTLHGKPSHRLHFCVYQDAQTWSKRILHGPKPRTETLILHGDQDDLVPLELSKRLVKNWESATLIVLEGANHWLAIDEDYTTSNTIIADWFS